The proteins below are encoded in one region of Mycobacterium pseudokansasii:
- the rpsA gene encoding 30S ribosomal protein S1, whose product MPSPAVTSPQVAVNDIGSSEDFLAAIDKTIKYFNDGDIVEGTIVKVDRDEVLLDIGYKTEGVIPARELSIKHDVDPNEVVSVGDKVEALVLTKEDKEGRLILSKKRAQYERAWGTIEALKDKDEAVKGTVIEVVKGGLILDIGLRGFLPASLVEMRRVRDLQPYIGKEIEAKIIELDKNRNNVVLSRRAWLEQTQSEVRSEFLNQLQKGTIRKGVVSSIVNFGAFVDLGGVDGLVHVSELSWKHIDHPSEVVQVGDEVTVEVLDVDMDRERVSLSLKATQEDPWRHFARTHAIGQIVPGKVTKLVPFGAFVRVEEGIEGLVHISELAERHVEVPDQVVAVGDDAMVKVIDIDLERRRISLSLKQANEDYTEEFDPAKYGMADSYDEQGNYIFPEGFDPDTNEWMEGFDAQRTEWEARYAEAERRHKMHTAQMEKFAAAEAAGHGGGEQSTGSPVSTEKAAGGSLASDAQLAALREKLAGNA is encoded by the coding sequence ATGCCGAGTCCCGCCGTCACCTCGCCGCAAGTAGCCGTCAACGACATTGGCTCCTCCGAGGACTTTCTCGCAGCAATAGACAAAACGATCAAGTACTTCAACGATGGCGACATCGTCGAAGGCACCATCGTCAAAGTGGACCGGGACGAGGTGCTCCTCGACATCGGCTACAAGACTGAAGGGGTCATCCCCGCCCGCGAACTCTCCATCAAGCACGACGTCGACCCCAATGAGGTCGTTTCCGTCGGCGACAAGGTAGAAGCCCTGGTGCTCACCAAGGAGGACAAAGAGGGCCGGCTGATCCTGTCGAAGAAGCGCGCACAGTACGAGCGCGCCTGGGGCACCATCGAGGCGCTCAAGGACAAGGACGAGGCCGTCAAGGGCACCGTCATCGAGGTGGTCAAGGGCGGCCTGATCCTCGACATCGGGCTGCGCGGCTTCCTGCCCGCCTCGCTGGTCGAGATGCGCCGGGTTCGCGACCTACAGCCGTACATCGGCAAGGAGATCGAAGCCAAGATCATCGAGCTGGACAAGAACCGCAACAACGTGGTCCTGTCCCGGCGGGCCTGGCTGGAGCAGACGCAGTCCGAGGTGCGCAGCGAATTCTTGAACCAGCTGCAGAAGGGAACCATCCGCAAGGGCGTGGTGTCCTCCATCGTCAACTTCGGCGCCTTCGTCGACCTCGGCGGTGTGGACGGTCTGGTGCACGTCTCCGAGCTCTCCTGGAAGCACATCGACCATCCGTCCGAGGTGGTTCAGGTGGGCGACGAGGTCACCGTCGAGGTGCTCGACGTGGATATGGACCGCGAGCGGGTTTCGTTGTCGCTGAAGGCAACTCAGGAAGACCCGTGGCGCCACTTCGCGCGCACCCACGCGATCGGGCAGATCGTGCCGGGCAAGGTCACCAAGCTGGTGCCGTTCGGTGCGTTCGTCCGCGTCGAGGAGGGCATCGAAGGCCTGGTGCACATTTCCGAACTGGCCGAGCGCCACGTCGAGGTGCCCGACCAGGTGGTTGCCGTCGGCGACGACGCGATGGTCAAGGTCATCGACATCGACCTGGAACGCCGCCGGATTTCCTTGTCGCTCAAGCAGGCCAACGAGGACTACACCGAGGAGTTCGACCCGGCGAAGTACGGCATGGCAGACAGCTACGACGAGCAGGGCAACTACATCTTCCCCGAGGGCTTCGATCCCGACACCAACGAGTGGATGGAAGGATTCGACGCGCAGCGCACCGAATGGGAAGCCCGTTACGCCGAAGCCGAGCGGCGGCACAAGATGCACACCGCGCAGATGGAGAAGTTCGCCGCGGCCGAGGCGGCCGGACACGGCGGTGGCGAGCAGTCCACGGGCAGCCCGGTGTCGACGGAGAAGGCCGCGGGCGGGTCACTGGCCAGCGACGCCCAGCTGGCGGCACTGCGGGAAAAACTCGCCGGCAACGCTTAG
- a CDS encoding DNA polymerase ligase N-terminal domain-containing protein, which produces MQLIENRRRRRADRTGGPRAEAPGRHRPKKLTAEEGPRFVIRHHVADGDHYDDHYDLCLEIDGVLASWAMPKSPSASPKDKRMARRIDDHPVQYATFEGTGGVIVWDYGTYANMTGHEMIKGLECGHLSFRLRGRTVRGGYALTRIREGDDETWLMTKRDDDPRPQEADAHREPPEAALARGLLDDRS; this is translated from the coding sequence ATGCAATTGATCGAGAACCGGCGCCGACGGCGGGCCGACCGTACCGGGGGGCCGCGCGCCGAAGCGCCAGGACGACACCGCCCGAAGAAATTGACGGCCGAGGAGGGGCCGCGTTTCGTCATCCGGCACCACGTGGCCGACGGCGACCACTATGACGACCACTACGACCTGTGCCTCGAGATCGACGGTGTGCTCGCATCGTGGGCGATGCCCAAGAGTCCGTCGGCAAGTCCGAAGGACAAGCGGATGGCCCGTCGCATCGACGACCACCCGGTGCAGTACGCGACCTTCGAGGGCACCGGCGGGGTCATCGTCTGGGACTATGGCACGTACGCCAACATGACCGGCCACGAAATGATCAAAGGCCTTGAGTGTGGCCACCTTTCGTTCCGATTGCGCGGTCGGACGGTGCGCGGCGGCTACGCGCTGACCCGAATCCGCGAAGGTGACGACGAAACCTGGCTCATGACCAAACGCGACGACGACCCTCGGCCCCAAGAGGCCGACGCCCACCGCGAACCACCCGAAGCGGCCCTAGCCCGCGGCTTACTCGACGACCGGTCGTGA
- the coaE gene encoding dephospho-CoA kinase, with product MLRIGLTGGIGSGKSVLSTTFAQCGGIIVDGDVLAREVVEPGTEGLAALVDAFGDDILLPSGALDRPALAAKAFRDDESRTKLNGIVHPLVARRRAEILAAVAQDAVVVEDIPLLVESGMAPLFPLVVIVHADAEQRVRRLIEHRGMPEADARARIAAQATDEQRREVADIWLDNSGSVDALIERARDVWYNRILPFAHNLGERRCARAATRLVPADPSWPDQARRVVNRLKTAAGHRALRVDHIGSTAVPGYDAKDVIDIQITVESLAVADELAESLLSAGYPRLEHVTQDVAKADARSTVDRYDHSADNTMWHKRFHASADPGRPTNVHIRVDGWPNQQFALLFVAWLRANPGVRADYLSVKRAAEQSAASGAGDIAHYAAAKEPWFLDAYRRAWDWADSVGWRP from the coding sequence ATGCTGCGCATCGGACTGACCGGCGGCATCGGCTCCGGCAAGTCGGTGCTGTCCACCACGTTCGCGCAGTGCGGTGGAATCATCGTCGACGGGGATGTTCTGGCCCGCGAGGTAGTCGAGCCGGGCACCGAGGGGCTTGCGGCACTGGTCGACGCTTTCGGCGACGACATCCTGCTGCCCAGCGGGGCGCTGGATCGACCTGCGCTGGCCGCCAAGGCTTTTCGCGATGACGAGTCGCGGACGAAACTCAACGGGATCGTGCACCCGCTGGTGGCCCGCCGCCGTGCCGAGATCCTTGCGGCGGTAGCGCAGGATGCGGTTGTCGTTGAGGACATTCCGCTGCTGGTCGAATCGGGGATGGCGCCGCTGTTCCCGCTGGTGGTGATCGTGCACGCCGACGCCGAACAACGGGTGCGGCGGCTGATCGAGCACCGCGGCATGCCCGAAGCGGACGCCCGCGCCCGGATCGCCGCGCAGGCTACCGATGAGCAGCGCCGTGAAGTCGCCGATATCTGGCTGGACAACTCGGGCAGCGTGGACGCTTTGATCGAGCGGGCCCGCGACGTCTGGTACAACCGGATACTGCCGTTCGCCCACAACCTCGGCGAACGTCGGTGTGCCCGCGCAGCGACACGGCTGGTACCGGCCGATCCGAGTTGGCCGGACCAGGCCCGCCGCGTCGTCAACCGGCTCAAGACAGCAGCCGGCCACCGGGCGCTGCGAGTGGACCACATCGGTTCGACGGCGGTGCCGGGCTATGACGCCAAGGACGTCATCGACATACAGATCACCGTCGAATCACTGGCGGTGGCAGACGAACTCGCCGAATCGCTGCTATCCGCCGGTTATCCGCGCCTGGAGCACGTCACCCAGGACGTCGCCAAAGCCGACGCCCGGAGCACCGTCGACCGCTACGATCACAGTGCCGATAATACGATGTGGCACAAGCGTTTTCACGCCTCAGCCGATCCCGGGCGGCCGACTAATGTGCATATCCGGGTGGACGGTTGGCCCAATCAGCAGTTCGCGCTGCTGTTCGTGGCCTGGCTGCGGGCCAACCCCGGTGTGCGGGCCGACTATCTGTCGGTCAAGCGGGCCGCGGAGCAGAGCGCGGCATCAGGTGCCGGCGACATCGCACACTACGCGGCAGCCAAAGAGCCGTGGTTTCTCGACGCCTACCGGCGGGCGTGGGATTGGGCCGACTCCGTCGGCTGGCGGCCCTAA
- a CDS encoding DUF402 domain-containing protein — MRAVDEYAVHPWGLYLARPTPGRAQFHYLESWLLPSFGLRANVFHFNPGHERDYDHYLDVGEYTPGPAVWRSEDHYLDIEVRTGHGARLADVDELLDAVRHGLLPAEVAEQALQRAVTAVDGLARHDYDLVRWLASNGMALTWRSG; from the coding sequence GTGCGGGCCGTCGATGAGTACGCCGTGCATCCATGGGGGCTCTATCTGGCACGGCCCACCCCGGGCCGTGCCCAGTTCCACTACCTCGAGTCCTGGCTGCTGCCATCATTCGGGTTGCGCGCCAACGTCTTTCACTTCAATCCTGGGCATGAGCGCGACTACGACCACTACCTCGACGTGGGTGAATACACGCCCGGCCCCGCGGTGTGGCGTTCCGAAGATCACTACCTCGACATCGAGGTCCGCACCGGACACGGGGCCAGACTGGCCGACGTCGATGAGCTGCTGGATGCGGTCCGTCACGGACTGTTGCCAGCCGAGGTCGCTGAGCAGGCACTGCAGCGGGCGGTGACCGCCGTCGACGGCCTGGCCCGCCATGACTACGACCTGGTGCGCTGGTTGGCCAGCAACGGCATGGCGCTTACCTGGCGCTCCGGTTGA